The following proteins come from a genomic window of Athalia rosae chromosome 1, iyAthRosa1.1, whole genome shotgun sequence:
- the LOC105691384 gene encoding solute carrier family 35 member B1, whose product MTFYKSKNTKLLICAAGIFICYFYFGILQEKITRGHYGEGENTEKFTYMFALVFVQCLVNYVFAKIILLTVMKQGEDSTRTIYYAVCSLTYLLAMVCSYMALQFVSYPTQVVGKAGKPIPVMILGVLLGRKVYPLRKYFFVILIVVGVATFMYKDKVSNSTHTEGQMGVGELLIVLSLAMDGLTGAVQERMRAEHKSKSGHMMLSMNFWSAIISGSVIFMSGELVSFLAFLQRYPSCLWHITTFSLAGAAGQFFIFLTVAEFGPLPCSVMTTTRKFFTVLGSVLLFGNNLLPRQWIATFIVFSGLFLDAMYGKSKTMIKETTE is encoded by the exons atGACGTTTTATAAGTCAAAAAATACTAAACTATTAATTTGTGCGGCTGGTATTTTCATTTGTTACTTTTACTTTGGGATACTTCAAGAAAAGATAACTCGAGGACATTATGGGGAAGGcgaaaatacagaaaaatttACCTACATGTTTGCGTTGGTATTTGTCCAATGCTTGGTCAATTACGTATTTGCCAAAATCATACTGTTAACAGTAATGAAACAGGGTGAAGACTCCACTAGGACGATATATTATGCAGTTTGTTCCTTAACATATTTACTTGCTATGGTCTGCAGTTATATGGCTTTACAGTTTGTAAGCTATCCCACGCAAGTTGTTGGTAAAGCCGGAAAGCCAATACCTGTGATGATACTTGGCGTTTTATTAGGAAGAAAG GTTTATCCgctgagaaaatatttcttcgtcATACTGATCGTTGTCGGCGTTGCTACCTTCATGTATAAGGACAAAGTATCAAATTCTACACATACGGAGGGTCAAATGGGCGTTGGAGAACTTTTGATAGTTCTGTCATTGGCAATGGATGGTTTAACTGGTGCGGTTCAAGAGAGAATGCGGGCCGAACATAAGAGTAAATCAGGACATATGATGCTCAGTATGAACTTTTGGTCTGCTATAATCAGCGGTTCCGTAATATTTATGTCGGGAGagcttgtttcatttttagcaTTCTTGCAAAGATATCCAAGCTGTCTATGGCATATTACAACATTTTCTCTAGCAGGGGCGGCTGggcaatttttcatattcttaaCTGTTGCAGAGTTTGGTCCTTTGCCCTGCTCTGTTATGACAACaacaagaaaattttttactgtaCTAGGTTCAGTTTTATTGTTTGGCAACAATTTGCTGCCCAGACAATGGATTGCTACATTTATTGTTTTCTCCGGATTATTTTTAGATGCCATGTATGGCAAATCCAAGACCATGATAAAGGAAACTACTGAATAA
- the LOC105691382 gene encoding formylglycine-generating enzyme produces MHPILWTLMVVIISCHSFARSDMNAEDCQCGKILNRKINDLHDLSSEYCSADGSSACMLKGTEYQATDVHNGMVLINAGIFTIGTNRHIFVADGEGPRRNVTLHSFYIDKYEVSNENFDKFVKSTQYKTEAEKFGDSFVFEGLLSEDSKSKINEAVAQAPWWLPVKHASWHHPEGSDSDITDRMDHPVIHVSWHDAVAYCKWAGKRLPTESEWETACRGGLVTERLFPWGNRLTPNNQHRTNIWQGIFPTNNSAEDGYEGTSPVTQYPPNGYGLYNMVGNVWEWTSDWWTTEHSDQPTNNPIGPSSGTDKVKKGGSYLCHESYCYRYRCAARSQNTPDTSAGNLGFRCAMST; encoded by the exons ATGCACCCGATACTCTGGACACTTATGGTCGTGATCATTAGTTGCCATTCTTTTGCCAGATCTGACATGAATGCTGAAGATTGTCAGTGTGGCAAGATTTTAAACAGGAAAATCAATGATCTACATGACCTATCAAGTGAATACTGTTCAGCCGATGGTAGTAGTGCATGTATGCTCAAGGGCACAGAATATCAAGCAACCGATGTTCACAATGGAATGGTATTGATAAATGCTGGTATATTCACCATTGGTACCAATCGACACATATTTGTAGCTGATGGTGAGGGTCCAAGACGCAATGTAACATTGCATAGTTTCTACATAGATAAATATGAAGTTAGTAACGAGAACTTTGATAAATTTGTCAAATCTACTCAATACAAAACTGAGGCCGAGAAGTTTGGGGATTCTTTTGTCTTCGAAGGTTTATTAAGTGAGGACTCAAAATCTAAAATTAATGAGGCAGTTGCTCAAGCACCCTGGTGGCTTCCAGTGAAACATGCCAGTTGGCATCATCCTGAAGGATCAGATTCTGACATAACAG ATAGAATGGATCATCCAGTGATTCATGTGTCGTGGCACGATGCAGTAGCGTACTGCAAATGGGCCGGAAAACGACTACCAACAGAATCAGAATGGGAAACTGCATGCAGAGGCGGCCTTGTTACAGAACGTTTGTTTCCTTGGGGTAACCGTCTCACCCCGAATAATCAACACAG GACTAATATTTGGCAAGGGATTTTCCCTACGAACAACAGCGCTGAAGATGGGTATGAAGGGACATCACCAGTCACACAGTACCCTCCTAATGGTTACGGCCTTTATAACATGGTAGGTAATGTGTGGGAATGGACTTCAGATTGGTGGACGACTGAACACAGTGATCAACCCACAAATAATCCG ATCGGACCATCAAGTGGAAcagataaagtaaaaaaaggaggatCATATTTGTGTCATGAAAGTTACTGCTACAGATACAGATGCGCTGCACGTAGCCAAAATACACCAGATACGTCCGCTGGCAATCTCGGTTTCAGATGTGCAATGTCGACATAG
- the LOC105691385 gene encoding SAP domain-containing ribonucleoprotein, translating to MADSSYEKGLTELSKMKVADLKLELKQRGLPTTGNKTELVERLQLAMHGDSTLSLDETTDEILDEDAVLGDEEIEELSSKPDSQEAVEKRKLSTDSSSGNSKKIVLNRNPILEDIQSELSGKENNNKSELGEPERKVIKLSQLGVKERLEMRAKKFGVALSESAKKEARSARFNSNNGNNKSAASINVPVHTTYEVLKKRADRFGASVSSVMEKAEMQSRIEKRRERFGEVKPVEKPPVKKIKIVK from the exons ATGGCCGATTCTTCATACGAGAAGGGTTTGACCGAGCTATCGAAAATGAAG gTAGCAGATCTTAAGTTGGAGCTCAAGCAGCGAGGCTTGCCCACAACAGGGAATAAAACTGAATTAGTAGAACGGCTCCAACTGGCTATGCATGGGG ATTCTACTTTATCACTGGATGAAACCACAGATGAAATATTGGATGAAGATGCTGTTTTAGGA GATGAAGAGATAGAGGAACTATCAAGCAAGCCAGATTCTCAGGAAGCagttgaaaagagaaaattatcaacagATAGTAGTTcaggaaattcaaaaaaaatcgtgctCAATCGTAATCCAATACTTGAAGATATTCAAAGTGAACTGTCtggcaaagaaaataataataaatcagaGTTGGGTGAGCCTGAGAGAAAAGTAATCAAACTTTCTCAACTTGGTGTTAAAGAG aGATTAGAAATGAGAGCCAAAAAGTTTGGAGTCGCTTTATCTGAATCAGCTAAAAAAGAAGCAAGATCAGCCAGGTTTAACTCAAACAACGGAAATAACAAGTCAGCAGCATCTATTAACGTTCCAGTG CATACAACTTATGAGGTTTTAAAGAAAAGAGCCGACAGATTTGGTGCATCAGTTTCTAGTGTCATGGAAAAG GCTGAAATGCaatcaagaatagaaaaaagaagagaaagatttGGCGAAGTCAAACCAGTCGAAAAACCACCtgtaaagaaaattaaaatagtgAAATGA